gctcacaAAATCAATCTTAGCACCAATTCAATGGCTCCAAGTCTTCAAGGAAAACTTTGGTTACAATAATTGGTTTTCACTAGTGAATTCGAGCAATTTGTTAGTAATGCTAACGGTTTTATGATGTGGAATCTAGTTCACAACTTGGGTTTACTGCTAGGtaccttttttttcccaatgTTTTGTCCTCTCTCTTTGTGGTTTGCAGAGGTGGCATGGATTTTGTCCAGTCTAGAATTTAGATATTATCATCGAAAGAGGAAGGCATGGATTTTTTGttgttcataaataaaatatttatattaaaatatatatatatatatatatatttatataaatagtttcaacctatggtgtcaccaagatatcaattgattttttggtaCAGACGAGAATCAAATTCCATATCTCTTATTCGACGATAAGAAACTTTACGAATTGAGCTAAACAGAACCCACAAGCATTAGTCATTTTCAGTGTATGCTAAGACAAGCATATTGGGTTATTGGTACCTTTTCATTGAGAGAGAAAGCTTAATGTCTAAAGAGAAGCATTCATTGCTTTATGCTTAGATAAGCTTGTTATAACTTATAGACATCAGCATATTGGCCTTCTGCTAGGAAAGGTAGCTTTCtgtcttatatatacattggtCCTAAACATGTCTTGTGTGcactctcaaaaaaatatgttttagtGTGGATGATATCAAGGAAAAACCATTGGTCTTTATAACCAAGAGTGGATTTTCTCCAAATTAATAATTGTTAGGACTTAGAGGGAGTACGGAGCTTCTCTAAAATTTATGTAAGCTTTATCATATTGCATTTGGATTCTGGGTTAAGaacaaaatcatataaaattatcaaaatcttTCAGACGGATTTCTTTATCTTAGCTAAATTTGGTGATGTATAAGAGATGAACATTTTACAAGAAGATAAGGATTTGTAAAGGAATCATCATCGGCTTGGAATTGTCgaaaataatacaattttagCTTAGGTGTTGATACAAAATTCATGATTTTGTTCCTAGTGTAATGTattggttgaaacttgaaagtttaggaataaaaaattcttttttgactggttatcaaaaaaaaagaataaaaaattctttaaaaaaattaaaaaaggaaaaaatatttccaacctaaaaaaatttgatttttttaatatataaaataatactGATCTTCAACTAAAACAGGTAATATTGAACCTAGGGAGTGAGTTGATCATGAATTTACCCATTTTTATTGTCTGTTAGATGGTAAAGAATTATATTATTGTTAGCTAATTACCATATATtagattattatatttttttttccttgagtaAAAAAGATAACTGAATGGTCAATTGTGAAAATCTTCCTAGATGTCAACATAATAATAGCTCCTAGCCACTGTTTGGgtgaaaaattgtaaaatacacaaatttataaattatggaattataaatctcataatttacaaatttcattatttgGCTCTAATCCCATCATTTACAAATTAATGGCATTGGAAACCACATCCTCTTGGGATGACTAGTTAATTGCCATGTATTAGAGGattggattgttttttttttttccctaacaaACAGATAATGATTTTTCAATCCCTTGGTTGCAACTATCAATAGGGAattctccacacacacacaaagaaaaagtGAATTATCATCCACCTAAATGAAGGGTTTATATTTAAGATGCTACTTAATTTACTATCACTACTTTAAAAACTAGATCGGTATGTTCAACCATAAATTGGACCCTAAACCAATCTGAGAAAAACTgaaattgaacccaaatttGTTTTTTCACATTCTTAAGTGCATCAAAATGTACCGAAGTGGATCGAATTGGATTGAAATATATCATATGGACTAAACTAGACTGAAGTGGACAGAATGAACCAAAATGCTATACTAATATGGCTTAATAGGAGCATAGTAACAATAGATGCTAAGATTTAGCTATTAGATATTGTATAAAATATAGATGCATAAACATGCAAATGccttaaaattaaattacatattaaagacaaaatatatatgtggggATTTTTTCCCCGCACACTCGACTCattgtcctctttggggagccaagcccgCAAGGATTTGTCCCGAGTGTGGTCTTTGGGATTTTCACCTCTTTGAGACTTGACACCCTTAGTCCCACATCGATTAGAGAAGCGCCCCACGCATGCCTTGCTCCAAGGGCTTATAAGGCATGTGTGGGGCGCttctctaaccgatgtgggactaaGGGTGTCAAGCCTCAAAAATGTGAAAATCCCAAAGACCACACTCGGGGACGAGGACAAATCCTTGcgggcttggctccccaaagaggacaatGAGCCGAGTGTGCGGGGAAAAaacccccacaatatatatggTCATATTGACTTGAATCAATCAATTTTATCATTGATAATTCATGTGAAACAATCTAATTCAAGATttgattatataatttttttttcccattatcCTTTAGTAGAATCATTATGTGTACACGAACATTAAATCCTTGACAAGAAATCAAGCATTAGGTTGACTTTTACTAACTCACTAAGGACCAAttgaattaaaatgaaaaatcctACATATTGTAGTCCAAGTTAGACCaatttttgacaaattcaaattgagttttttaatGATCCAGAAAAATGCCCTAATTCTCATGTTGAAaggaacaaaccaaaaaaaaggattttacCCTTAGATTCTAATGGTGACCACTTATGATTTAAATTCTAACCTTATGTCAAAATCGTAATTTCTCATGTAATAATCATTTGGTTCTTTTGCTATTTAAGccaaaatgtatatttttttcatgattCAACATGAGGTGTATACACTAAGACCTAGATGGCATAGGAAATTGTAGGCACTCCTTTAGTTGAGTTCAATCATAagaacctctctctctctctctctctctctctctctctctcttgagaATCAGTCATAAGAACTTAATTCCACTAGGAATCTAGGATCCCAACAGCATTAGCAGGAAAGCATCCTAAGAGACTCAAACTTTCACCCTTGAGGATCTGAACTCAAGACATTGACCCCAACCAAACTGCATGCTTTACAATTGGGATTATATTTGCTTACTCTTTCCCATGCTCTAGCAATAGAATAAGGCTGGCTAACCCCAAGTAACAAATGATGGTGGTTCTCTTCTAAAACTTGAGTGCCTGGTTAggttatcaaaaaattgagagtACATGCTACTTTAAGCTCTTGAGGTACAAGTTCCATGGGTAGCCGTGACTGCCAGAGTCAAGACCACCAAATCAAACTATAATGGGGTGTATCAAATGCTAGAAAAGGAGAGAGTACTCATTATCCATAAATTGCTTCAAATATGGTGGTTTCAGCCAAATATACAATATCTCAGTCTACATATAGAAAGGAAACTAAAACAAGTGACacaggaagaaaaagaaaaagaaaaatcatatggGCAGATAGCTAGTAATCTTAGTTTGACCACCTTCTCCAGGCTGAAACCGAAAATAGGGGAATACTTTTCCAGCAGATAACGAAACAtccattttcttctttaaaattaTAGCCACCATAATTACTGATCTGCAACAGCCTCCCAGCCTGCAATCTACTGTAGTAGCTGAATGGCACCCTCCCGAAACCAGCCAACTCAAGCCTCGAAATCCATTTCTCAAGCTTCTCATGCCTCTCCTTTCTCTCTGCTCCCTCACAAgcaatgatgtttttaatttcctCACCAAAAAGCATCTTCTCAATCTTATGTCGCTCTATTGGTGCTCTTGATACCGCGGAGTCCAAGCAATCAAATAGAGCAGCATAGAAGTTCAATGCTTTCTTGACCCTCTCCATTAAAGTGAAACCATTATGGTCTGCTTCCTGCTCAGTTATTACCATTAACTTTGGTGAGAGGCTCCAAAGAGAACTTAGAAAGCTCTCCATTTTTGGGGAAGCACATAGAGATAGTGGGGATGATGTGGAGGTGGAATCCAGGCTAGCCAAATACAAATTGATCAGATCCTTGTCAAGAAACTCCCGTAAAGGCCGCTGGCGATTATGGAAAACTTTCTGCAGGTTCTTTAATGCCACAGGTGAGTCTCTTCTTAGCATATCATCATCAGTAGCCAAGAGAGAATGTAGCTTAAGTATAGAGCTGACAGCAAGAGCTTCACCAGTCTTAACACCCAAactttcaagatcaagattctcTAATTTACACACTATAGGGTTGAATTGAAATGGGATGTCCAATCTGCCAGCTTCCTCTACCAACTGAAGAGCCATTTGCTCCAATAACCCTTTCTGCTCATGAATACCAGTAATTTTCAAATGGGGAGGGCCTTCTGGCCGTGCACTTATCATCTGAAGAAGATTAATCCACTGTGCAGGCTCTATTGAATAAAGATCAATAATATGAACCACCTTTTCCCCCTCCATAGCTTCTATAATGGCCTGATTTGTGATCAGATATGCAACCTTCAAGAAGGGGCAAAACTCAAAGAACAACTTTTGAACAAGCACTTCCTCAGAGACTGATGATAATTTAGTTGAATTGAGGGCTTTGTGCAGACCAGGCCAGCCTTTAAGCATCCTATCTGCAAGTGCCTGGGTGAAGTAAGCAGCGATTCGCTGCATTGTATCACCATCAGGAGAGGCAAGATGGGAAATATGCTCAAGTCCGAGATTAGCATTCTCCATACTGCCAGTACCTACATGGACAGCACATTCTTGCAGAAGACGTATCAAACACAAACCCCTCTCCTCCGATCCAAGCTCCCTAATCCAAGGGGATGGTGATCCTAACCCAGGAGATCGTCGCATCCAGGGAGAGGATTCATGGGATGATGAAGTTACAGAAGATCCGTCTTCTTGTACTGCTGCCATTAGTAACTGAGAGCAAACTATGTGCACTGCAAATGgaaatctaaaaattatttcaaaaaaagcTAGAATGAGATCAGATTTGAAGGAAAGCCAATTTTAATTGCCACAATAATTACACTAGAGCTTtatgttgtttggtttttcaaataattataaacTTAAGCCAAatgaggtttaaaaaaaaaaaaaaaaagattttcaacATATTTAAGGACACTGTAAATAGTTCTCAAAGTCAAAAGAAGAAATTCAAGAACACATTTTTGAAAATCGCTTTCAACAAATCATTCTCAAACAGCCTGTTTTGCAACTACTGTTCTCTGTCTGTGTTTTCTCTTTCAGGAATTCCAACAGAAACAggtttccatttttatttttctctactTATTTGAAAcattattttctgaaaacaACCAAACAGGTCAAATTTGGGTTCTAATGAGTCATAAAATCATAGTTTAGTTTCTAGACAATGAAATTTTTCTTCTCCGTATCTCAACAGTATCAGGAAAGCGACTGAATTAGAATCATAAATTCCCAGAAActacagaaaagaaaaaccaacattgtattccaaaaaaattgtattccATATTTTCTGCTGCAACTGTAACcaactttatattaaaagttgaaaaaataaaaataaaataaaagccaaTCTGTGTCCCTAAATTTCAATCTttcctaaattaaataaaaagctTGACATAAGTAAGCCAAAATCATACCCAaagttacccaaaaaaaagaacgaaagttacaaatccaaacaaaactAGGCCTACTTAAGTGAAATACAATCCTTTCTTGGTTCCAGAacgaaccaaaaaaaaattcaaaactcatCTCTATTCTGCTCCAAGATTTtcccagcaaccaaacacagcctgaATGAAAACCATGCcataattcaagaaaattttacCTATTGTACCAAAAATCCAATAGCATGCTTAAGGGGTGTGCATTATTTTTCAAGAATTCCTCAATGGGACCTAATTTATGAAACAGAAACAGAGGAAATTACCAGAGACTGTAAAATTGGTTCCTCTTTGAGAACTGATCGTGTACACTACCAACTTCAAATTCCCAGATGGGTTTTCAATTACatcaaaaacccagaaaacccaCTAAGAAAATTTCCTGGCTTGGTGAGCCAGTCTGCTAAACCTTGTGGCTTCAGAGCAAAGCAGGGTTTGGGGTCTGGGACTTTATTGCAGAGTGAGTCAAATAGAATAAAGGCTCTTCTCTTCAAGGACTTTCCCATAGCTGCATTGGTGACAATATATGAGGTTGTTTTTGTCGTCATTGATTTGTTGTCGCTTGGTGTATCAGACTAATATGGAATTTTCTGAAAtacagtgtttcctctctttgtAGACTGCAATATTAGCAAGGAAAGCCTTAACAAGTACCTCCAAAAAACCACCATTTGGATTTTTGTTAAAGGTATAGCCATCCATCTGGTACTTTCTTCTTGCGTAAGGACAAAGAGACAAGGGAGTAGTTGTTAGAAAAGCCAAAAGCAACATGAAAGTTCACCAGGTGATATGTCTCGTGGTACTTTGGAGTAATTTTCTTCTTGGGgttaaaagtttgaaattttgaataggCAGTACATTTTTCTGTTGGGGTATTACTTGGAAATTGGAATATCCAAACTCTATTCCTTTTGTTTATGATTCCTAAGACCATTCACTAATAAATAATGTcttattagtattttatatttactTAAAGCCTTAGTTGAAGCAACTTGTTGTACCTAGGACTAGACGACATGATCTCTTCTCACCTAATAAGTTTATTATTAATGGAAGTTAATGAACCTTATATTAGATTCCTTCTTATCCTTGGTTTCAATGTTTTCTTTTGCTGAAAAGAAGCCGACTAGATGAAAGTTTTATAGGTGTAACTCCCAAACCCACCTTTAAAAAAGTACTCAAAAGTCCTAATTCCACGAGTTATCATATGCaaggaaaatttttgttacacACTCAATGGTGTATACTCCATACATATCAATATCAAGAATTGCGCGCATGGTATCCACAATTTTTGTATAGATATCCACAATAAAAATGTGAACAGTGACAATGTACAATGTGTGATAACCATTGCTGCCAATGTGTCAGTACACCTTTTTACTTCCATAGTGTTTGATTTCAGTCCTAGGGATCTTCTACAACAGACGCCTACAATCATTCACAAAAGAACTCAAACTATAATGAACTTTATCTGTTTAATAAGAAGGAAATCGCAACAAAAGCATTTAGCTCAACATTCAACTTAATGAATTCTATAAAAAGAAGCCAGGAATAGACCATCTCTTAATGCTCATAGTTCAGTCACAATACTTGTAATAACCACATACCCAATAAAAAAGGCAACAAACAGACCACCCCTTAATGCCCATGATTCAGTCCACCTACTTGTCCTGGATTGCCATGTAAGGACCCATCCATATATAGCTTAAACTTAAACCAACCGAGTTGTGTTAGTACCATGTATAGCTTAAACTTAAACCAACCGAGTTGTATTAGTACCACATAATTGGGCACAACTTTGTGCCACAACTTACCACATGATGAGTTGTGATTAGCAAAGGGGTGTCAGTGGGCCATGTGAGGATACACCATTACCAATCATAACTCGTCATATAGCAAGTTGTGCCACAAATTTGTGCTCAATTATGTGGTACTAGCAAAATTCAAATCAACCATATGTAGCTCTATGAATGCCAGCCTTTACAAGCTTTGAATGTATCACATAtggattaaaaattaaactatttgTATTAAGCCAGAGTGACTATAAACTCGTGATGAACAAAAACTCTCCAAGGTAATTGATGTTTGCGAAAGAGAGCTTAAGAATTGTAGTCAAACTATAGCAATTTTTGTAGAGAAAAATCACAAAAGGAATTGCATTCACCAGAAATGCCTAGTTgatccaaacaaattttgagTCACGGCAATCCCTTAAAAGATGAAGGACTAAATCTGAGCATAAACTGCAATGATATTCGAACCTCAAGAAGCTAGGACCTCTCCTACCATGATTTTATTGTGGTGGCATATCTAGATGAAAACTTAACCCTTCTGTCCTTCAAAGGGAGAGTTAAATGCCTGGTTAGGTTATAAAAAATGGAGTTTCATTTCTTGTTTATATTCCACATCATATCTACCCTTTAGGAGTATTTATGCTATTGGAAAGTACTATAATTTCATAGTACCAGAAAAAGTTCGAAATTTACTAACAAATACAAGATCTAAACCAGCATCTTTGAAATGCAAGCAGTAGAAAACAAAATACAGAAGAGATCAAGGCACTCATGCAAATATCAGCTTTGCAATGGCGGCTCCAAGAATTTTATTTAAGGGggtcattaaaaaacttaaattaaattttttttaataaaaatagaatttgaatatatcaagttatcaacaaaaaaaaaaaaatatgaagttttaaaatttccttctacaagttttcaaattttgaattgttacaTGATAGTTCATTATTAGCATTTATTGGCACTGTGGGTAactatgaccattttattttgttaaatttgtctaacatttttatttttatgcagttattattatctattaatTTGTCATtgcttttataaaaatattttaaactaaatgaataaaattaacTCATTGGTTCTGTATTAATTATTGGCGCACACAACCACACTCattcatacataaaataatacactacgtgtctacttaaccaattaaatgcttgaacaatcactaactttacaatttttcttcttgaatttttctgactttataacaaaaagttattataacatgataacaatacacacacatgtaataAACCCTCTCTATTTCCTTAAATTAtgtaaagttatattatatttatactgtACACACAAATATCCAAACACATCATTATTCAcataaataacattataacaaaaagtaatacacataattaatattagacacactcacacacatataatataaatttataataaagagtgACACTTATAGTTCACGAACACTTACTCGTACTTTTAGAGTTGAAAATACTTGTAATAAGAGTGCATAAGATTTAAGTTAGGgtgtataaaaatatttttaagaataaattaaaatattaaactaacaaaaaaaatattataaatatatataatttttttggggaagTCAGGggtagggctgtccacgggtcggtttTGGACCCAACCCGGACCCAACCCGCCGGCGTCGGGTGGAAGGCGAAGGGACCCGAAACCGACTGCCGACGTCACTCGATCGGGTCGATTTTGGATTCGGGTGGTGTTCGGGTCGGTTCGGTCAGTGTTGAGAGTCGCCGGATCCTGCAAACGTCGCCGGAATCTTCAAAAAAATCGCCGGAATCTGCAGAAACCCAGTAGATCTGCACCAAAAATCGCCGAAATTAGCCTGGATCTCCTCGAATCTCGCCGGATCTCACCAAATCTCGCTTGAATGTCGCCGGATATTGCCAGATTTGTATATAACGTCGGTCGGGTCGAGTGGctcgggttttggagaagaaaacccGCCACTCGACCTGCCGGCGTCGGGTCTTGGGGTCAGAAACCCGTCACTGACCGTTAGAGTGGTCGATTCGGATGGTTGCCGGTTCGGGTTCGAGCGGGTTGCTCGGGTTGCTCGGGTTCCGAGTTGGGTTGGACACCCCTactcagggggttcatttgaaccccctgaacaAAGGGTAGAGCCGCCCTTGCAGCTTTGTGTGGTTCACTAAGAGGGTTACGTCCGGGGAGTTGCTGCAATTTCATCATAACGGCTTCTAAAGGAGTTACAAGGATCATCAACATATTTATGCCATCTTAATACTTGGACTATAGGcatatgtaaaattaaaataataagccTGAGGCATCCAATGTATACTCAAAGACCGAAAATATCCCCAATAactgtacacaccaattttgtGCCATCAAAGACCGTCTGTCTGTCAGTCTTTGAACTTCTGGTATAACCAGCACAGTAAATCAAGCTCTACACATCTCCTATTAGGCTAATACTCTAATTCAAACTTTAGCTACCTAGTAAGATTCTCAAAATTTGAGAGTACATGTTAATTTGAGCCCCTAGAAGTACTATTTCCCTGGGGAGTTGTGGTTGCCATACTTAAGACCATCCAATGTAAGTGTAACTATAATGGGGTGTACACACGCGCTACACAGTGTGCACTATACATGAATTTCttcaacaaaatacaaaatctcAATgcacatatataaagaaaactaaaataaataaacaatgtaAATTTTAGAATAGAATGagtttttttccttacaaatgGGGGTATATGAACCTAGGTTCTCCTCCATTGAAGAGCTTGAAAAAACCATTGTATCACAAAGCTCTAAGCTTAGAACCAAGTGAAGTTGTTAAAACTTTCTTTGGAACATATGCATTCGTAGAACATGAAAACCTTATTCTTGTatacaaagaagaaaatgaaaaacaataaactgaaagaacaagaaaaagaaatcattgACCACATTGCTAGTTATCTCATTTTTGTCTCCCGAACTGCCAAGCTGAAATGGAAAATAAGGGACACCAGTTCCAGCAGAGAACAATATATCTATCCTTTTCTTTGATGTTATAACCATCATTGCCATAGTTCTGCAAATACTTCCTAGCATTTATACTGTTGTAATAGCTCAATTCCACCCGGCCAAAACCAGCCTGCTCTAGCCTTAGAATCCATTTCTCAAGCTTTTCATGCCTCTCCTTTCTCTCCACTCCCTCGCATGctatgatgtttttaatttcatcTCCAAAAATCATCTTCTCTATCATTTGTCTCTCCGTTGGTGCTATTGATCGAATGGAGTCTAAGCAATCGAAGAGAGGAGCATAGAAGTCCAATGCTTCCTTGACTCTCTCAGTTAAACTAAAACCATTATGGTTTGCCTCCTGCTCAGCTATCACCATCACCTTCGGT
This genomic stretch from Quercus robur chromosome 4, dhQueRobu3.1, whole genome shotgun sequence harbors:
- the LOC126723722 gene encoding scarecrow-like protein 3, which encodes MAAVQEDGSSVTSSSHESSPWMRRSPGLGSPSPWIRELGSEERGLCLIRLLQECAVHVGTGSMENANLGLEHISHLASPDGDTMQRIAAYFTQALADRMLKGWPGLHKALNSTKLSSVSEEVLVQKLFFEFCPFLKVAYLITNQAIIEAMEGEKVVHIIDLYSIEPAQWINLLQMISARPEGPPHLKITGIHEQKGLLEQMALQLVEEAGRLDIPFQFNPIVCKLENLDLESLGVKTGEALAVSSILKLHSLLATDDDMLRRDSPVALKNLQKVFHNRQRPLREFLDKDLINLYLASLDSTSTSSPLSLCASPKMESFLSSLWSLSPKLMVITEQEADHNGFTLMERVKKALNFYAALFDCLDSAVSRAPIERHKIEKMLFGEEIKNIIACEGAERKERHEKLEKWISRLELAGFGRVPFSYYSRLQAGRLLQISNYGGYNFKEENGCFVICWKSIPLFSVSAWRRWSN